From the genome of Litorilinea aerophila:
GGCCAGTTCGTCCATAACCCACCGCAGGCGCTCACTGGGGGGCAGGCTGGCCGGCATGCGCAGCACCAGGCTGATGAGCCGGCCCAGGGCTTCGCTCACCGCGCTGACCTCGCTGCCCGCCTTGCCCACGTTGAGGAAGACCTCGAAGGGCTCGTTGCGCTCATCGTTGTTGATGGTGATGTACGCAGTGCCCAGGGGCGTTTCCTTGCGATAGGTCACCCCGTGGAGGGTCTTGGGGCGGGGCCGCTTGGTCATGATGGGCTTGACGTCCTCGGTGGCGGCGGCCGGCGCCTGGGCGCCGTTGGCGTATGGCACAGGCGTCTGGCTCGAGGATTCCACGGCCGGCTGCCCTTCGGCCATCGCCGGGCTCTCCTCCTTCCTGGCCTTGGTGGCCTTGGTCTCCAACACCACCTCCTGGCGGCTGCCGGTCACGTAGACGGTCAACCCCTTGCAGCCCAGCTCCCAGGCCAGCATGTAGGCCTTGGCCACATCTTCTTCGGTGGCATGTTCGGGGAAGTTTATCGTCTTGCTGATGCTGTTATCCACAAAGGCCTGGATGGCGGCCTGCATGCGCACGTGCTCTTCGGCGGTGATGTCGCTGCTGACCACGAAGGTGTGGCGGATGTGTTCGGGCACTTCGGGCAGGTTCTGGCAACTGCCGTAGACGGCCACGTGCTGCTTGATGCGCTCCTTGGCCTCGGGGCTCAGATCGGTCTGGTTCAGGGCTTCCTCGAACAGGGGGCTGGTGTAGTTCAGCTCCACGTCCCGGTCGCCGTCCTTGAAGTGGCGGATGTAGCCCAGGGCGAAGACGGGCTCACAGCCGTAGCCTTCGCAGCCACACACGGTGGCGATGGTGCCGGTGGGCGCCACGGTGGTCTGGGCCGCGTTGCGGATGCCGTGCCGCTCGATGCCGGCCACGATTTCGTTCCAGTCCAGGGGTGGCCGTTGCCAGTCGTGGCGGTACGGCTGCAGGGGTCGGGGCGGTTGCCAGGCCATGCCGCGGCCGGGTCCGGCCTCGGGATCGTAAATGCTGCCCTTGAAGGCCGGGAAGGGGCCTCTCTCCTGGGCCAGCTCGATGCTCTTCTGCATGCAGTGGTAGCGGATGAATTCCATGATCTGGGCGGCGAACTCCTGGCCGGTCTCACTGCCGTAGCGGATGCCCAGCTTGAACATCATGTCGCCCAGGCCCATGATGCCCAGGCCGATGCGGCGGGCCCGGTAGGCCGCCTCTGCCACCTCTGGCACGGCGGGCACATAGGCGTTGGCGCTGACCACGTTGTCCAGGAAGTGGGTGCTCTCCCGGACGGTACGCCGCAGCAGTTCCCAGTCCACCACCGGCTTCCCCTGGTCGTCGGTGGTCACATGCTGGGCCAGGTTGATGGAGCCCAGGCAGCAATTTTCATAGGGTCCAAGCCATTGCTCGCCGCAATTGTGTGCTACCAGGCCGTTGGCGATAAGGCTGTTTGTGTCAGGTTGAGTCAGATCGTAGACATCGGCAAGCCCAGCAGGTTCGACAGAAACGATCACGTCCTCAAAGGTTTCCTGGTTCGAGGCACGAGACTTGCCGTCGATGTATTGCATCAGCAATTCCTGCTTGTGGGTCTGCAGGAAGCCAATCTTTTCAGCGAACCGGTCCCGATTCTGCTTACCGATTATCAACTCATATTGCGGCCGATGGGCATACAGAGCATGACCTCCTTTTCCATCAGGCATCCGACGCATTCCGGCCTGGCGACGTTGATGAATGCGGGCCACGATTCCAAAGTTGCTCAGTAGGAGCTGTACCTCTTGAAGCAATACGAGAGAACTGCTGGCCAACCGGACGGTACAATCCCGTTTTTGGGCGTTGATCTGCACAGAGCCATCTGCGCTAAAGAGACCCTGCAGGAAGCCAACCACAGCTGTACGCGGAGCGCGCCATATGCTGGAAGGCACACGCTTTTCATGCGCCCGAACAGCGGCTACACCCAGGGATCGGAAGAATTCAAATGGCAGCCGACCGTAGGTCAGTTGTGTTACGCGCTCGCGCTGGTGTAGACATCCCTCGCCAAACCAAGGTTTCAATGCGCTATGGACACGCTCTAGAGACTCCGCGTCAGAAAACACAAATCCTACAGGGCTATTACTATCCTCCGAGAGCCATCCATCGCCCACAAGGAAGCCCAAAGCAACCCCTAGACCATGACTCCAGGTATCAGGCAAATTAGCATACTGCTGGAGGAAATCTTTGCGTTGGACAGTGCGGCCGGTGACACGATCTCCGCCATGGGCCATTTCCGCCACTCGTTCTGCAAAGAATTCCTGGTGCGGGAGACGTTCATCCCGACTCCAAACACCTTCGCCACTCTGCAAAAGCACGCGATCACCAGGCTTCAGACTGTCCAAAGCCACGTAGCCAGACGGTGTCAAAAAGCGATGATCGGGAGTTGCCGTAACAGAATAGCCTTGGCGGGTCATCAGGCGCAACACCGTTGTCTTCCGACGCGTCATCCAGGCAGGTGATGCTGCACGCAGAGCAACACCTGGGGTACGCCCAACCCCGCCGTTCGGGAGAGCTCGATTGTCGGTCACAATAAATCCACCCTGCTCCATATCGGCCAGTTCGGCGATAGTCAGCAGGCCATATTCGGTAGGGATGCGCGTTTCACCCACAAAACACGGGTTGGTCGCCTCCAACTCATACAAGTGGGGCACGGGGTTGCTGCGGTTGGCCGCATCGATGAAGAGGGCGCCTGGCTCGCCGTTGTGGTGGGCATGCCGGATGATCTTCTCGAAGAGATCCCGGGCCCGGACCGTCTTCCACACCTTGCCATCCCGGGGGTTGCGGAGATGAAAGTCGGTGTCGTCCTTCACCGCCTGCATGAACTCATCGGTGATGGCCACGGAGATGTTGAAGTTGGTGATCTTGCCCTCTTCCGCCTTGCATTCGATGAACTCTTCGATGTCCGGGTGATCCACCCGCAACACGCCCATGTTGGCGCCCCGTCGACTGCCGCCCTGGGCAATTTCCCCAAAGGCCTGGTCGTAGACCCGCAGGAAGCCCACCGGGCCGGTGGCACGGCCGGCGGAGGTGTGGACGATATCGTTCTTGGGGCGCAGCCGGCTGAAGGAGAAGCCGTTGCCACCACCGGTCTGCTGGATCAGGGCTGCCACCCGCAGGCTGCTGAAGATGCCGTCGCTGCTCTTGCCCATGTCGTCGGCAATGGGAATGACGAAACAGGCCGCCAACTGGCCCAGGGGGGTCCCCGCGCCGGTGAAGGTGGGGCTGTTGGGGAAAAAGCGGAAATCGGTCAGCAGCTCATAGAAGGTGCGGGTCACCGCGTCCACATCGCCGCCGTGCTGGGCCTCCACCTGGGCGATGTGGCTGGCCACCCGGTAGAACATACCCGCCGGCGTCTCCAGCAGGGTGCCGTCCACATCCCGGCGCAGGTAGCGGCGCTCCAGCACCTTGCGGCTGTTTTCCGTGAGCCGAATCTTGGCGTCATCCACGTAGTCGGGTGGCGTGACGGGGATGCGTTGCCCCTTGACGTTCTCGATGACCGTCCGGGCGGTGGTCCTCAACTGGCTGTCGATCTGTTCAGTCATGAATGCGCTCTCCTATGAGACCTTCTTCCGATGGAACTCCGATGGGGCTCCAATCAAACCCTGATGGGCCCTCACACAGAATGTTTCACCTGGCATCCGCCCCTCAGCGCCCCATGAGCCGATCGATCTCGGCCCGGAGCTCGTTCAGGTCGTTGATGTCCAGGTAGACGCTGGCAAAAC
Proteins encoded in this window:
- a CDS encoding LAGLIDADG family homing endonuclease, whose translation is MTEQIDSQLRTTARTVIENVKGQRIPVTPPDYVDDAKIRLTENSRKVLERRYLRRDVDGTLLETPAGMFYRVASHIAQVEAQHGGDVDAVTRTFYELLTDFRFFPNSPTFTGAGTPLGQLAACFVIPIADDMGKSSDGIFSSLRVAALIQQTGGGNGFSFSRLRPKNDIVHTSAGRATGPVGFLRVYDQAFGEIAQGGSRRGANMGVLRVDHPDIEEFIECKAEEGKITNFNISVAITDEFMQAVKDDTDFHLRNPRDGKVWKTVRARDLFEKIIRHAHHNGEPGALFIDAANRSNPVPHLYELEATNPCFVGETRIPTEYGLLTIAELADMEQGGFIVTDNRALPNGGVGRTPGVALRAASPAWMTRRKTTVLRLMTRQGYSVTATPDHRFLTPSGYVALDSLKPGDRVLLQSGEGVWSRDERLPHQEFFAERVAEMAHGGDRVTGRTVQRKDFLQQYANLPDTWSHGLGVALGFLVGDGWLSEDSNSPVGFVFSDAESLERVHSALKPWFGEGCLHQRERVTQLTYGRLPFEFFRSLGVAAVRAHEKRVPSSIWRAPRTAVVGFLQGLFSADGSVQINAQKRDCTVRLASSSLVLLQEVQLLLSNFGIVARIHQRRQAGMRRMPDGKGGHALYAHRPQYELIIGKQNRDRFAEKIGFLQTHKQELLMQYIDGKSRASNQETFEDVIVSVEPAGLADVYDLTQPDTNSLIANGLVAHNCGEQWLGPYENCCLGSINLAQHVTTDDQGKPVVDWELLRRTVRESTHFLDNVVSANAYVPAVPEVAEAAYRARRIGLGIMGLGDMMFKLGIRYGSETGQEFAAQIMEFIRYHCMQKSIELAQERGPFPAFKGSIYDPEAGPGRGMAWQPPRPLQPYRHDWQRPPLDWNEIVAGIERHGIRNAAQTTVAPTGTIATVCGCEGYGCEPVFALGYIRHFKDGDRDVELNYTSPLFEEALNQTDLSPEAKERIKQHVAVYGSCQNLPEVPEHIRHTFVVSSDITAEEHVRMQAAIQAFVDNSISKTINFPEHATEEDVAKAYMLAWELGCKGLTVYVTGSRQEVVLETKATKARKEESPAMAEGQPAVESSSQTPVPYANGAQAPAAATEDVKPIMTKRPRPKTLHGVTYRKETPLGTAYITINNDERNEPFEVFLNVGKAGSEVSAVSEALGRLISLVLRMPASLPPSERLRWVMDELAGIGGGRPLGFGANRVRSLPDGVAQVLAEHLSEHPPAREELHLAEQLALPIAQRPIGDICPDCGEAAFLNVEGCRKCHVCGYSEC